A stretch of the Bacillus sp. B-jedd genome encodes the following:
- a CDS encoding G5 and 3D domain-containing protein — protein sequence MKSLFPTSLSRKQLIIFFASFLVFSVTLGILFYEGTKKTVALTLNGKEKQIETRAETVEDLLRELQISVNSNDYLFPAVHTKVKNNLEVVWEKAKQVDIVKDGEKKTVWTTADTVDELLSEQKITLIEQDFISAKPEAQISDKMRLEINKAFQISIFDGMKKEQKVWSTSATVADFLQQQGIALNKMDRVEPSLNDMVQENAAIKIIRVEKVTDVVEEPIKFAVVSKKDAKLDKGKQKVVTEGKEGLLSKKFEVVRENGKEVSRKLISEKTVRAKQDKVVAVGTKVLVAQVSRGAAPAGGKEFYVSSTAYTAGCNGCSGTTATGINLRANPNVKVIAVDPRVIPLGSKVYVEGYGYAIAADKGSAIKGYKIDVFFPDLATAYRWGNKRVKIKVLN from the coding sequence ATGAAAAGCCTGTTTCCAACGTCTTTGAGTAGAAAGCAATTAATCATCTTTTTTGCGAGTTTCCTAGTTTTCTCAGTAACCCTCGGGATCCTTTTTTATGAAGGGACCAAAAAGACAGTCGCGCTTACCTTGAATGGCAAGGAGAAGCAGATTGAGACTCGGGCGGAAACTGTAGAAGACCTTTTAAGGGAATTGCAAATAAGCGTAAACTCAAATGACTATTTGTTCCCCGCGGTACATACCAAAGTGAAAAACAACCTGGAGGTCGTCTGGGAGAAAGCTAAACAGGTTGATATTGTCAAAGATGGCGAGAAAAAAACGGTATGGACAACAGCCGATACGGTTGATGAGCTCCTTAGCGAGCAGAAGATTACCCTGATTGAACAGGATTTTATTTCTGCAAAACCAGAAGCCCAAATTAGTGACAAAATGAGATTGGAAATTAATAAAGCATTCCAGATCAGCATTTTTGACGGTATGAAGAAAGAACAGAAAGTGTGGTCCACTTCGGCTACGGTCGCTGACTTTTTACAGCAGCAAGGCATTGCATTAAATAAAATGGACCGGGTTGAGCCTTCGCTCAATGATATGGTTCAGGAAAATGCCGCGATAAAAATTATTCGGGTAGAAAAAGTCACCGATGTAGTGGAAGAACCAATTAAGTTTGCTGTTGTATCCAAGAAGGATGCAAAACTGGATAAAGGAAAACAGAAGGTTGTAACCGAAGGAAAAGAAGGACTTCTTTCAAAGAAATTCGAAGTCGTCCGTGAAAATGGCAAAGAGGTTTCACGGAAGCTTATCAGTGAAAAAACGGTCCGTGCAAAACAGGATAAGGTAGTTGCAGTTGGCACGAAAGTCCTCGTGGCACAGGTATCGCGCGGCGCGGCCCCTGCAGGCGGGAAGGAATTCTATGTTTCCTCCACAGCCTACACGGCCGGATGCAATGGTTGTTCTGGCACAACAGCCACTGGCATCAATTTGCGCGCAAATCCTAATGTAAAGGTCATCGCAGTAGACCCGAGGGTTATTCCGCTTGGATCAAAGGTATATGTGGAAGGCTATGGATATGCAATAGCAGCTGATAAAGGGTCTGCTATCAAAGGTTACAAAATAGATGTCTTTTTCCCTGATCTGGCGACTGCGTATCGATGGGGAAACAAGAGAGTGAAAATCAAGGTTCTGAATTAG
- the rnmV gene encoding ribonuclease M5, with amino-acid sequence MKIKEIIVVEGKDDTTAIKRAVEADTIETNGSALNEETIEKIILAKEKRGVIIFTDPDFPGEKIRSEIIRRVPGCKHAFLPKEQAREKLGRGLGVEHAHPDSIRAALSEAQMMNEEAPEEITQDDLVDAGLIGGPGASEKRARLGKILKIGYTNGKQLHKRLKMFQISAQQFAEALNAIQREDHQ; translated from the coding sequence ATGAAGATTAAGGAAATTATTGTTGTTGAGGGAAAAGACGATACGACCGCTATTAAAAGGGCGGTTGAAGCAGATACAATCGAAACGAATGGTTCCGCGCTCAACGAGGAGACAATTGAAAAAATCATCCTTGCTAAAGAAAAACGCGGTGTCATCATTTTTACCGATCCCGATTTTCCGGGAGAAAAAATCCGCAGTGAAATCATCAGAAGAGTGCCGGGCTGCAAGCATGCCTTCCTGCCGAAGGAACAAGCAAGGGAAAAGCTTGGCCGCGGCCTTGGCGTCGAGCATGCCCACCCCGACTCTATTCGCGCTGCGCTCAGTGAAGCCCAAATGATGAATGAAGAAGCACCGGAAGAAATCACCCAGGATGACCTTGTGGATGCAGGCCTGATCGGCGGTCCGGGCGCAAGCGAAAAGAGGGCCAGGTTAGGGAAAATATTAAAAATCGGATATACAAACGGCAAGCAGCTTCATAAACGCCTAAAGATGTTCCAAATCAGCGCCCAGCAATTTGCTGAAGCTTTAAATGCCATCCAGCGGGAGGATCACCAATGA
- the rsmA gene encoding 16S rRNA (adenine(1518)-N(6)/adenine(1519)-N(6))-dimethyltransferase RsmA — MTKDIATPIRTKEILEKYGFSFKKSLGQNFLIDTNILRKIVEAAEITDETGTIEIGPGIGALTEQLAKVSKKTVAFEIDQRLLPILEDTLSPYPNVKVVHNDFLKADVPAVIEEEFGPDADLVVAANLPYYVTTPIIMKILEERFPVRAIVVMLQKEVGDRISAKPGSKDYGSLSIAIQYYTKAETVMIVPKTVFVPQPNVDSAVIRLTVRKEPAVRVKDEQFFFEVTRASFAQRRKTILNNLTSQLASGKEKKEAILAALNEAGVEPSRRGETLSLEEFGRLSDALLPSFR; from the coding sequence ATGACAAAAGATATAGCAACCCCAATCAGGACCAAAGAGATTCTTGAGAAATATGGATTTTCATTTAAAAAGAGCCTTGGGCAAAATTTCCTGATTGATACGAACATATTAAGGAAGATTGTAGAAGCCGCAGAAATTACCGATGAAACAGGAACGATCGAAATAGGACCGGGGATTGGCGCACTGACTGAACAGTTGGCGAAAGTGAGCAAGAAGACAGTTGCGTTTGAAATTGACCAGCGCCTGCTGCCTATTCTTGAGGATACACTCTCGCCCTATCCGAACGTAAAAGTGGTCCACAATGACTTTTTAAAGGCCGATGTCCCAGCTGTAATTGAGGAGGAATTCGGCCCGGATGCAGATCTCGTAGTTGCCGCGAATCTGCCTTACTATGTAACGACGCCGATCATCATGAAAATTCTTGAGGAGCGCTTTCCGGTCAGGGCAATTGTCGTCATGCTCCAGAAAGAAGTGGGTGACAGAATTTCGGCTAAACCAGGTTCGAAGGATTACGGGTCTTTGTCGATTGCAATTCAATATTATACCAAGGCGGAAACTGTCATGATTGTTCCGAAAACCGTCTTTGTTCCACAGCCGAATGTCGATTCAGCTGTCATCCGCCTAACTGTCAGGAAAGAGCCCGCTGTCCGTGTGAAAGACGAACAATTTTTCTTTGAAGTCACAAGGGCGAGTTTTGCGCAGCGGCGGAAAACGATCCTGAACAACCTTACAAGCCAATTGGCAAGCGGAAAGGAAAAAAAGGAAGCCATACTGGCTGCTTTGAATGAAGCGGGAGTTGAACCGTCCAGAAGGGGAGAAACCCTTTCACTCGAAGAATTCGGGCGCCTAAGTGATGCGTTATTGCCATCTTTTCGTTAA
- the yabG gene encoding sporulation peptidase YabG, which yields MAIKKMDIVGRRSYNCDILFRVIDIIEKDGQQIAYLYGEYIRLAADAPYEDLVLMGQSERQKLTNEYRSKEEQSLELFRQDVSLLKQRQEYQATGGYAKQANFFQMPGKVLHLDGDPSYLKKCLALYEKIGIPVYGIHCDEKEMPEKIGGLLDYYRPDILVVTGHDAYSKSKGKKSDINAYRHSKHFVQTVREARKKVPHLDQLVIFAGACQSHFESLITAGANFASSPSRINIHALDPVYIVAKISFTPFMERIHVWDVLRNTLTGEKGLGGIETKGVLRTGMPYRPEYAEEGE from the coding sequence GTGGCTATAAAAAAGATGGATATCGTCGGCAGGCGCTCGTATAACTGCGATATTCTTTTCAGGGTAATAGACATTATCGAAAAGGATGGGCAGCAAATAGCCTATCTTTACGGAGAATATATCCGCCTCGCAGCAGATGCCCCCTATGAAGATCTCGTCCTCATGGGCCAGTCTGAGAGGCAGAAGCTGACAAATGAATACCGATCAAAGGAAGAACAATCACTAGAGCTGTTCCGCCAGGATGTATCCCTTTTGAAACAGCGCCAGGAATACCAGGCGACTGGGGGATATGCGAAACAGGCCAATTTTTTTCAAATGCCCGGCAAAGTTCTCCATCTTGACGGGGATCCATCGTATTTAAAAAAGTGCCTGGCACTTTATGAAAAAATCGGCATTCCAGTTTACGGCATTCATTGTGATGAAAAGGAAATGCCGGAAAAAATCGGCGGGCTTCTTGACTATTACCGTCCTGATATCCTGGTTGTAACAGGGCATGATGCCTATTCAAAGTCGAAAGGAAAAAAGAGCGATATCAATGCATACCGGCATTCAAAGCATTTTGTGCAGACGGTGAGGGAAGCACGCAAAAAGGTACCGCATCTAGACCAGCTCGTCATATTCGCCGGTGCTTGCCAGTCCCATTTTGAGTCACTTATAACGGCCGGGGCCAATTTTGCCAGTTCGCCATCGAGAATCAACATTCATGCGCTGGACCCTGTTTACATTGTCGCAAAAATCAGTTTCACCCCATTCATGGAAAGAATCCATGTCTGGGATGTGCTCAGAAATACTTTAACGGGCGAAAAAGGGCTTGGCGGCATTGAAACTAAGGGAGTGCTCCGGACAGGAATGCCATACCGTCCTGAATATGCGGAAGAAGGGGAATAA
- the veg gene encoding biofilm formation stimulator Veg encodes MPKTLADIKKALDSNLGKRLLLKANGGRRKTIERSGVLAETYPSVFVIELDQEENAFERVSYSYADVLTETVEITFYEEAAGRAALS; translated from the coding sequence ATGCCAAAAACACTTGCCGATATTAAGAAGGCTCTAGATTCAAATTTGGGTAAAAGACTTCTGCTTAAGGCCAATGGAGGACGCAGGAAGACGATCGAGCGTTCAGGAGTGCTTGCAGAGACTTACCCATCTGTATTTGTTATTGAACTGGATCAGGAAGAAAATGCATTTGAACGTGTTTCTTACAGCTATGCAGATGTACTCACAGAAACAGTGGAAATCACCTTTTATGAAGAAGCAGCAGGACGGGCAGCATTGAGCTAG
- a CDS encoding small, acid-soluble spore protein, alpha/beta type — MARRRGIMSDRFKEELAKDLGFYDVVEKEGWGGIRARDAGNMVKRAIELAEQQLLQGRDG; from the coding sequence TTGGCAAGAAGACGGGGGATCATGTCGGACCGTTTTAAAGAGGAACTTGCAAAGGACCTTGGTTTCTATGATGTCGTTGAGAAAGAAGGATGGGGCGGCATCAGGGCACGGGATGCGGGAAACATGGTGAAGCGCGCTATTGAGCTTGCGGAGCAACAGCTGCTGCAAGGACGCGATGGATGA
- the ispE gene encoding 4-(cytidine 5'-diphospho)-2-C-methyl-D-erythritol kinase has product MKLLVKAPAKINLSLDVLRKRPDGYHEVEMIMTTIDLADRLELSHSDDGHIRIVSQNRYVPDDQRNLAYQAAQLLKDRFQVKQGVTISIEKTIPVAAGLAGGSSDAAAALRGLNKLWNLGLSLDDLAELGSEIGSDVSFCVYGGTALATGRGEKIEQLPAPPTCWVILAKPFIGVSTADVYRKLELPGMNRPDTQGMIEAIHNNDYQAVCRNVGNVLEDVTLKHYPEVAHIKDQMKRFGADAVLMSGSGPTVFGLVRHDSRLNRIYNGLRGFCDQVFAVRMLGERHLE; this is encoded by the coding sequence GTGAAGCTTTTAGTAAAAGCCCCAGCCAAGATAAACCTGTCGCTTGATGTACTGCGCAAACGGCCGGATGGCTATCATGAAGTAGAGATGATCATGACAACAATTGACCTGGCCGACCGCCTGGAACTGTCCCACTCGGATGATGGGCACATCAGAATTGTTTCCCAAAACCGTTATGTACCGGACGACCAACGCAACCTTGCCTATCAGGCAGCACAGCTTTTAAAGGACCGATTCCAGGTTAAACAGGGCGTAACCATTTCGATTGAAAAAACAATCCCCGTCGCGGCAGGCCTTGCAGGCGGCAGCAGTGATGCAGCAGCAGCTTTAAGAGGGCTGAATAAATTATGGAATCTGGGCCTTTCCCTTGATGATCTTGCCGAACTGGGATCCGAAATCGGCTCAGATGTCTCTTTCTGTGTATACGGAGGTACTGCCCTTGCGACTGGCAGGGGAGAAAAGATTGAGCAATTGCCGGCCCCTCCTACTTGCTGGGTCATATTGGCAAAGCCCTTCATCGGAGTATCGACAGCCGATGTCTACAGGAAGCTGGAGCTTCCAGGGATGAACCGTCCTGACACTCAGGGAATGATTGAGGCGATTCATAATAATGATTATCAGGCTGTTTGCAGAAATGTCGGCAATGTTTTGGAAGACGTTACCTTGAAGCATTATCCTGAAGTAGCACATATAAAGGACCAGATGAAAAGGTTTGGGGCGGACGCCGTCCTGATGAGCGGAAGCGGACCGACTGTTTTTGGGCTGGTCAGGCATGATTCGCGCCTTAACAGGATCTATAATGGCCTACGGGGCTTCTGCGACCAGGTTTTCGCCGTTCGGATGCTTGGCGAGCGCCATCTTGAATAA
- the purR gene encoding pur operon repressor: MKFRRSERLIDMTNYLLERPRELIPLTFFADRYSSAKSSISEDLGIIKEIFENRGVGTLQTVPGAAGGVRFLVKIGEDQAKAFIEELCGLIARPDRLLPGGYLYLADILGDPSIVQTAGKIIASAYASAKIDVVMTIATKGIPLAYAVATQLNVPVVIVRRDNKVTEGPQVSINYVSGSAKRIQTMVLSKRSLAEGSRVLIVDDFMKAGGTVTGMVSLLEEFKASVAGIAVLVESEEIEERLVDEYISLVKLADVDVREKQIKVMEGNYFSKK, translated from the coding sequence ATGAAATTTCGGCGCAGTGAACGCTTAATTGATATGACCAATTATTTGCTTGAACGGCCCCGGGAACTGATACCGCTTACATTTTTCGCGGATCGGTATTCCTCCGCGAAATCATCAATTAGCGAGGATCTTGGGATTATTAAGGAGATTTTTGAAAACAGGGGTGTGGGAACCCTGCAGACAGTACCGGGAGCCGCTGGCGGCGTCAGGTTCCTAGTGAAGATCGGTGAAGATCAGGCAAAGGCCTTTATCGAGGAGCTTTGCGGACTGATTGCCCGGCCGGACCGGCTTCTTCCCGGAGGATATTTGTATTTGGCTGATATTCTTGGAGATCCATCCATCGTCCAGACAGCCGGCAAAATTATCGCCTCCGCGTACGCTTCGGCCAAAATTGATGTCGTTATGACAATTGCGACGAAGGGCATTCCGCTTGCCTATGCGGTCGCGACACAGCTGAATGTTCCTGTTGTTATCGTTCGGCGGGACAACAAAGTGACGGAAGGCCCGCAGGTAAGTATTAATTATGTTTCGGGGTCGGCAAAAAGAATCCAGACAATGGTTCTTTCGAAACGGAGCCTGGCTGAAGGTTCCAGGGTCCTGATTGTCGATGACTTTATGAAAGCCGGCGGTACCGTGACTGGTATGGTGAGCCTGCTGGAGGAATTCAAGGCCTCGGTTGCCGGAATTGCGGTCCTGGTCGAATCGGAGGAAATTGAAGAACGGCTTGTTGATGAATATATCTCGCTCGTTAAGCTAGCCGATGTGGATGTCAGGGAAAAGCAGATTAAAGTGATGGAAGGCAATTATTTCAGCAAAAAATGA
- a CDS encoding RidA family protein, translating into MKSIHTDKAPAAIGPYSQGIVVNNMFYSSGQIPLTPEGTLVEGDITVQARQVFANLDAVLKAAGASFETVVKTVVFVKNMDDFAALNEVYAEYFPVHKPARSTVEVSRLPKDVLVEIEVVALVK; encoded by the coding sequence GTGAAAAGCATTCATACAGATAAAGCGCCAGCGGCCATCGGTCCGTATTCACAGGGCATCGTAGTGAATAACATGTTCTACAGCTCAGGCCAGATACCGTTGACGCCTGAAGGCACGCTTGTGGAAGGAGACATCACGGTACAGGCGCGCCAGGTGTTTGCCAATCTTGACGCAGTCCTGAAAGCTGCCGGAGCATCTTTTGAAACAGTGGTCAAAACAGTTGTGTTTGTGAAAAACATGGATGACTTCGCCGCCCTGAATGAGGTATATGCGGAATATTTCCCTGTACATAAACCAGCAAGATCGACTGTCGAAGTCTCAAGGCTTCCAAAAGACGTACTTGTCGAAATAGAAGTCGTCGCTCTTGTGAAGTAA
- the spoVG gene encoding septation regulator SpoVG has translation MEVTDVRLRRVNTEGRMRAIASITLDNEFVVHDIRVIDGNNGLFVAMPSKRTPDGEFRDIAHPINSGTRGKIQEAVLAEYHRLGELEVEFEEAGAS, from the coding sequence ATGGAAGTGACAGACGTAAGATTGCGCCGAGTAAATACAGAAGGACGAATGAGAGCGATTGCATCGATAACGCTCGACAATGAATTTGTCGTCCACGATATCCGGGTGATCGATGGCAACAATGGCCTGTTTGTAGCAATGCCAAGCAAACGGACTCCTGATGGGGAATTCCGTGACATTGCCCATCCGATCAATTCCGGTACCCGCGGAAAAATTCAGGAAGCAGTTCTGGCTGAGTATCACCGTCTTGGTGAATTGGAAGTGGAATTTGAAGAAGCTGGAGCTTCCTAG
- the glmU gene encoding bifunctional UDP-N-acetylglucosamine diphosphorylase/glucosamine-1-phosphate N-acetyltransferase GlmU has protein sequence MSNRFAVILAAGQGTRMKSKLYKVLHPVCGKPMVEHVVDEISKLSITDIVTIVGHGAEKVQAQLGARSKYALQEQQLGTAHAVMQAADELSGLEGVTLVVCGDTPLIRAETMEALFRHHSEQSAKATILTARMENPAGYGRVVRNAAGHVEKIVEHKDASEAERAITEINTGTYCFDNKALFSALNNVSNENSQGEYYLPDVIEILKNQGETVSAYLTETPEETLGVNDRVALSEAERIMRKRINESHMRNGVTLIDPATTYIGPDVVIGQDTVLYPGTIISGRTVIGQECKIGPNTEIDSCEVGNHTVIRQSAAFKSSIGSHVNIGPFAHIRPDSALGDDVKIGNFVEIKKAVMGNSSKASHLSYIGDAEVGSDVNVGCGSITVNYDGKNKFLTKIEDGVFIGCNSNLVAPVTIGKGAYVAAGSTITENVPPEALSLARARQVNKENYVQKLNRKK, from the coding sequence ATGTCAAACCGTTTTGCTGTCATCCTGGCCGCAGGCCAGGGAACACGCATGAAATCTAAGCTCTATAAAGTCTTGCATCCCGTTTGCGGCAAGCCGATGGTAGAGCATGTTGTTGATGAGATTTCAAAACTATCCATCACTGACATCGTCACAATCGTCGGCCATGGAGCGGAAAAGGTACAGGCACAGCTGGGAGCCAGAAGTAAATATGCCCTTCAGGAACAGCAGCTTGGAACCGCTCATGCCGTCATGCAGGCAGCGGATGAACTTTCCGGATTGGAAGGCGTAACCTTAGTGGTGTGCGGTGACACTCCGCTGATTAGGGCAGAGACCATGGAGGCGCTTTTCCGGCACCATTCCGAACAATCTGCAAAAGCAACAATCCTCACCGCCCGAATGGAAAACCCTGCCGGTTATGGACGCGTCGTCCGGAACGCGGCCGGGCATGTTGAAAAAATCGTAGAGCATAAGGATGCCAGTGAAGCAGAACGGGCAATTACAGAAATTAACACCGGCACCTACTGTTTTGATAACAAGGCTCTATTCTCCGCTCTTAATAATGTCTCCAACGAAAACTCTCAGGGCGAGTATTATCTTCCGGATGTCATTGAGATTCTGAAGAACCAGGGTGAAACGGTTTCGGCTTATCTCACTGAAACTCCCGAGGAAACACTTGGGGTAAATGACCGCGTCGCACTTTCGGAAGCAGAGCGGATCATGAGGAAGCGGATCAATGAATCTCATATGAGAAACGGAGTCACATTGATTGATCCCGCAACCACTTATATCGGCCCGGATGTTGTGATTGGGCAGGATACCGTTCTCTATCCCGGAACAATCATCAGCGGCAGGACTGTTATAGGCCAAGAGTGCAAGATAGGGCCAAATACGGAAATTGATTCTTGTGAAGTGGGCAACCATACAGTTATAAGGCAATCGGCCGCTTTTAAAAGTTCAATTGGTTCCCATGTCAACATTGGGCCGTTCGCACATATCCGTCCGGATTCGGCTCTTGGCGATGATGTGAAAATCGGCAACTTTGTTGAAATCAAAAAAGCTGTTATGGGCAACTCGAGCAAAGCTTCCCATCTAAGCTATATTGGCGATGCGGAAGTTGGCAGCGATGTGAACGTTGGGTGCGGTTCGATAACGGTCAACTATGATGGCAAAAACAAGTTTTTGACTAAAATTGAGGATGGGGTATTCATCGGCTGCAATTCAAATCTTGTCGCCCCTGTCACAATTGGCAAAGGCGCCTATGTTGCCGCAGGATCTACCATTACCGAAAACGTCCCTCCGGAGGCTTTGTCACTGGCACGGGCCCGGCAGGTAAACAAAGAGAATTACGTTCAAAAACTGAATAGAAAGAAATAA
- a CDS encoding ribose-phosphate diphosphokinase → MSNQYLDPKLKLFSLNSNYQLADEIAKVIGVELGKCSVTRFSDGEIQINIEESIRGCDVYIIQSTSAPVNENIMELLIMIDALKRASAKTINIVMPYYGYARQDRKARAREPITAKLVANLLETAGATRVITLDLHAPQIQGFFDIPIDHLMGVPILSEHFRNRDLNGDIVIVSPDHGGVTRARRMAERLKAPIAIIDKRRPRPNVAEVMNIVGHIEGKVAILIDDIIDTAGTITLAANALAENGASAVYACCTHPVLSGPAIERIQNSNIKELVVTNTIELKDEKKIDKITTLSVAPLIGEAIIRVHEEQSVSTLFD, encoded by the coding sequence ATGTCAAATCAATATCTAGATCCGAAGTTAAAGTTGTTCAGCCTGAACTCGAACTATCAGCTTGCAGATGAAATCGCCAAGGTCATTGGTGTCGAACTTGGCAAATGTTCCGTCACCCGTTTCAGCGACGGAGAAATCCAAATCAATATCGAAGAGAGCATCCGGGGCTGTGATGTATATATCATTCAGTCGACCAGCGCTCCGGTCAATGAAAATATCATGGAATTGCTGATCATGATTGATGCTTTGAAACGGGCTTCCGCAAAAACAATCAATATTGTCATGCCTTATTACGGCTATGCCCGCCAGGACAGGAAAGCTCGCGCCCGCGAGCCGATTACGGCAAAGCTGGTCGCGAACCTGCTCGAGACTGCCGGTGCGACCCGTGTCATTACGCTTGATTTGCACGCGCCTCAAATCCAGGGCTTCTTCGATATTCCTATTGACCACCTCATGGGTGTGCCAATTCTTTCGGAACATTTCAGGAACAGGGATCTAAATGGCGACATCGTCATTGTTTCCCCTGACCATGGCGGAGTAACACGCGCGCGCAGGATGGCTGAACGCCTGAAAGCGCCAATTGCGATCATTGACAAGCGCAGGCCTAGGCCGAATGTTGCGGAAGTAATGAACATTGTCGGCCATATTGAAGGCAAGGTAGCTATTTTAATTGATGATATTATCGATACAGCAGGTACGATCACACTGGCTGCGAATGCGCTTGCCGAAAACGGCGCCTCGGCGGTGTATGCATGCTGCACCCATCCGGTTCTCTCAGGGCCGGCAATCGAACGTATCCAGAACTCGAATATTAAAGAGTTGGTTGTGACAAACACGATTGAGTTGAAAGACGAAAAGAAAATAGATAAGATTACTACGCTTTCAGTCGCCCCTCTTATTGGCGAAGCCATCATAAGAGTACATGAGGAACAATCTGTAAGCACATTGTTTGATTAA
- a CDS encoding 50S ribosomal protein L25/general stress protein Ctc, translated as MSTVLQAKDRSGEKKISVRKLRREGNIPAVMYGSDVESTSVYVSAADFAKTIKQVGRNGVFSLDVDGNKQDVVLTDYQKDAINNDIVHADFLAVDKSTKINADVNVTLVGDSAGVRDGGVLQQPLFAVSITSTPANIPPMIEVDITSMQVGDVLTIADLNTEGKYEINHEADEVIASILPPKVEEEIDTGEQQDGGVPENEEGRETQPSEE; from the coding sequence ATGAGTACAGTTTTGCAGGCAAAGGACCGCAGCGGAGAGAAAAAGATTTCTGTTAGAAAGTTACGGAGGGAGGGCAATATCCCGGCTGTCATGTATGGATCCGATGTGGAAAGCACGTCTGTCTATGTCAGCGCGGCCGATTTTGCCAAAACGATCAAGCAAGTCGGAAGGAACGGTGTTTTTTCCCTTGATGTCGACGGAAATAAACAGGATGTAGTGTTGACTGACTATCAAAAAGATGCCATCAACAATGATATCGTCCATGCGGATTTCCTTGCGGTGGACAAGTCGACCAAAATCAATGCCGATGTAAACGTAACACTTGTCGGGGATTCTGCAGGTGTAAGGGATGGAGGCGTTCTGCAGCAGCCGCTTTTCGCGGTCTCCATCACAAGCACGCCAGCGAATATTCCCCCGATGATTGAAGTTGACATTACTTCCATGCAGGTCGGGGATGTCCTGACGATTGCAGACTTGAACACAGAAGGCAAATACGAGATTAACCATGAAGCGGATGAAGTTATCGCTTCCATCCTGCCTCCGAAAGTCGAAGAAGAAATCGATACGGGCGAACAGCAGGACGGTGGAGTTCCTGAGAATGAAGAGGGCAGGGAAACACAGCCTTCCGAAGAATAG
- the pth gene encoding aminoacyl-tRNA hydrolase, with amino-acid sequence MKLIVGLGNPGRQYADTRHNIGFAVIERLADKLGIPLDQAKHKGLFGSGFYKGEKLALLMPLTYMNLSGESIRAAMDFYKLEPEDIVVIYDDLDLPVGKIRLRQKGSPGGHNGIKSTIAHLGTQEFNRVRIGISRPPAGMAVTDYVLGRFRKEEEPLMAEAVEKSAAACEAWFEKPFLQVMNEFNQQ; translated from the coding sequence GTGAAGTTGATTGTCGGCTTAGGGAATCCCGGCAGGCAGTATGCCGATACGAGGCATAACATCGGTTTTGCCGTCATAGAACGGCTGGCAGACAAGCTTGGCATTCCGCTTGACCAGGCTAAACATAAAGGGCTGTTCGGATCCGGGTTTTATAAAGGTGAAAAACTTGCTTTGCTCATGCCCCTTACATATATGAATTTGTCTGGCGAATCAATTCGCGCGGCCATGGATTTTTATAAACTGGAGCCAGAGGACATTGTCGTCATTTATGATGATCTTGATTTGCCGGTGGGGAAAATCCGGCTTCGCCAAAAGGGAAGCCCCGGGGGGCACAATGGGATTAAATCCACGATTGCCCATCTTGGAACACAGGAGTTCAATCGGGTCAGGATTGGTATCAGCCGCCCGCCCGCTGGGATGGCTGTAACGGACTATGTTCTGGGCCGTTTCCGGAAAGAAGAAGAACCGTTAATGGCGGAAGCGGTAGAAAAAAGTGCCGCTGCCTGTGAGGCCTGGTTTGAAAAGCCATTTTTGCAGGTTATGAATGAATTTAACCAGCAATGA
- a CDS encoding anti-sigma-F factor Fin family protein → MAIHYVCRHCGTVIGSIEMPKADSVMLGLNILSGEDRAAMVSYEQNGDIQVRSICEDCQESFDKNPNLHQYDYLIH, encoded by the coding sequence GTGGCTATTCATTACGTTTGCCGCCATTGCGGCACTGTGATTGGCTCGATTGAAATGCCAAAGGCGGATTCGGTCATGCTGGGCCTGAATATTCTAAGCGGCGAGGACCGTGCGGCCATGGTTTCATATGAGCAAAATGGTGATATACAAGTAAGGTCTATATGTGAGGATTGCCAGGAATCGTTTGATAAGAACCCTAATCTTCACCAATACGATTATTTGATTCATTAA